The nucleotide sequence TGTCCGACCAGATGCTCGACTACTGGAGCGCGTTCGTCCGCGACGGCGAACCCGCCGTCGACGGCCTGCCGGAGTGGCCCCAGGCCTCCGACGGGCGGCGCCTGATCCTGCGACCGGAGGCCATCGGGGTGGCCGACGACTTCGCTCGCGTGCACCAGTGCGAGTTCTGGACGGGCATTCGACGCTGACTGCCCCGCCTTTCGCTCACCGCTGACCAGGCATTGCGCGCATTCGAGGTTTGCCGATCGGCGGTTCGGGCTACGGTCCGGCGACGGCCCGGCAGTGGCGCCGGGCGACGAGGGGACGGGACACGGATGGCGGGCACGGTGGAGGCACTGTGGACCTACGTCGACGAACACCGCGCGCAGCTCCTGTTCGACAGCTACCAGCACGTCAGCGCCGTCGTGCAGAGCGTGCTGATCGCCACCGTCATCGGCGTGGCGATCGGCGTCGCCGCCTACCGCAGCCGCTGGGCGTCCGACCTCGCGACCACGACGTCGAGCGTCATCCTGACGGTCCCGGCCTTCGCGCTGCTCGGTCTGCTGATCCCGCTGTTCGGTCTCGGCGTCATCACCAGCGTCACCGCGCTGGTGCTGTACTCGCTGCTGCCGATCATCCGGAACACCATCGTCGGCCTCAATGCCGTCGACCCCGCGCTCATCGATGCGGCGCACGGCATCGGCCTGAGCCGCCTGCAGACGCTGCGCCGGGTGGAGCTGCGCCTGGTGTGGCCGTCGATCCTGTCCGCGATGCGGCTGTCCACCCAGATGTCGATGGGCGTGCTGGCGATCGCGGCGTACGTCAAGGGGCCGGGGCTGGGCAACCTCATCTTCGCCGGCCTCGCGCGGGTCGGCAGTCCCACCGCGCTGCCGATGGCGCTCACCGGCACCCTGCTCATCGTCATCCTCGCGCTCGCGCTCGACGCGGCGCTGGTCCTGCTCGGCCGCCTCACGACGTCGAAAGGCATTCAGTGACAACCTCCGCCGCGACCCTCCCCGCCCCGTCCGACGGACCCACCGGCGTCCGCATCCTGCTCGACCACGTGTCCAAGGTCTATCCCGGCTCGGACTCGCCGGCGGTCGACGACGTCTCGCTGGACATCCCCGCCGGCGAGATCGTGGTGTTCGTGGGCCCGTCGGGCTGCGGCAAGACCACGACGATGCGGATGATCAACCGGCTCAGCGAGCCCACCTCGGGCCGCGTGCTCATCGGCGACGAGGATGCGCTGTCCATCAAGCCGACCCAGCTGCGCCGGTCGATCGGGTACGCCATCCAGCAGGCGGGGCTGTTCCCGCACATGACCATCCGGCAGAACGTCGGCCTGGTGCCGGGCCTGCTGAAGTGGAGCCGCAAGAAGATCGACGAGCGCGTCGACCAACTGCTCGACACCGTCGGTCTGGAACCCCGCCAGTACGCCGAGCGCTACCCGCGGCAGCTGTCCGGCGGCCAGCAGCAGCGCGTCGGCGTGGCCCGCGCGCTGGCCGC is from Mycolicibacterium grossiae and encodes:
- a CDS encoding ABC transporter permease — encoded protein: MAGTVEALWTYVDEHRAQLLFDSYQHVSAVVQSVLIATVIGVAIGVAAYRSRWASDLATTTSSVILTVPAFALLGLLIPLFGLGVITSVTALVLYSLLPIIRNTIVGLNAVDPALIDAAHGIGLSRLQTLRRVELRLVWPSILSAMRLSTQMSMGVLAIAAYVKGPGLGNLIFAGLARVGSPTALPMALTGTLLIVILALALDAALVLLGRLTTSKGIQ